A portion of the Rhodanobacter sp. AS-Z3 genome contains these proteins:
- a CDS encoding enoyl-CoA hydratase-related protein translates to MAYRNLEIGNRGAVRTIVVNRPDKLNALNRDTLNELTIAFAQAAQDDAVRVVVLTGAGEKAFVAGADIAEMNGYTPVQAQSFSRTGQRLMSSIERLGKPVIARIQGFALGGGMELAMACHLRVASEKAKFGQPEINLGLIPGFGGTQRLLRLAGRGAALELCLTGAVISAQRAFELGIVTRLVAPEALDDTTNALADQLAAAAPLAAAGILDAVLQGGEAAIDQGLEFETQGFALAFSTEDMREGTSAFLEKRKAEFKGR, encoded by the coding sequence ATGGCCTATCGCAATCTGGAAATCGGCAACCGCGGTGCCGTGCGCACCATCGTCGTCAACCGCCCGGACAAGCTCAACGCACTGAACCGCGACACGCTCAACGAACTGACCATCGCCTTTGCGCAAGCCGCGCAGGATGACGCGGTGCGGGTGGTGGTGCTGACCGGCGCGGGCGAAAAGGCTTTTGTGGCTGGCGCCGACATCGCCGAAATGAACGGCTATACGCCAGTGCAGGCACAAAGTTTCTCGCGCACCGGTCAGCGCCTGATGAGCTCGATCGAACGACTGGGCAAGCCGGTGATTGCACGTATTCAGGGCTTCGCACTGGGCGGCGGCATGGAGCTGGCGATGGCCTGTCATCTGCGCGTGGCCAGCGAGAAGGCGAAGTTCGGCCAGCCCGAAATCAACCTCGGCTTGATCCCCGGTTTCGGCGGCACCCAGCGCCTGCTGCGACTGGCCGGTCGTGGTGCGGCGTTGGAACTTTGCCTGACCGGTGCGGTGATCAGCGCACAGCGCGCGTTCGAGCTGGGTATCGTCACCCGCCTCGTCGCGCCCGAGGCGCTCGATGACACCACCAACGCGCTGGCCGATCAGCTGGCTGCCGCCGCACCGCTGGCCGCAGCCGGGATTCTCGACGCCGTGCTGCAAGGTGGCGAGGCTGCCATCGATCAGGGCCTGGAGTTCGAAACGCAGGGCTTCGCGCTGGCGTTCTCCACCGAGGATATGCGCGAAGGGACCAGCGCATTTCTGGAGAAGCGCAAGGCCGAATTCAAGGGGCGCTGA
- a CDS encoding N-acetylmuramoyl-L-alanine amidase, translating into MSVYLNKRVGIFAVAIAALLPVSAVSAAQLKSARVWAGSEYTRVVLDASGPLQYTISQKNGEVVVELPGSRPDRDFSDPAAQGLLRGLSHSRLGQGMQVTAKVDPASHLKSFLLKPNDEGNYRLVLDFYPAATTAEVESDVAAAVDKVSAPVAKAPVTVTASAKSVPIESYSNPTHSRRVAAEQAAAMLNGQRQVVVAIDAGHGGKDPGSHGPGGTLEKNVTLAVARALAAEINRQPGMKAVLTRDSDYFIPLAQRYKIAREHNADLFVSIHADAFTSGDAQGSSVWVLSPRGKTSEAARWLADRENRADLIGGTSLDDKDDSLAKVLLDLQQGWAMQASDVVAGNVLKALGSLGPTHRGYVERANFVVLRSPDVPSILVETAFISNPAEERKLRDPTHQKKLAEAVMDGVKNYFESTPPQGTWFAAEAARRNGVRLAGRSVSSAGKSAGKSTGSSAHDVHKVGRGESLSSIARQYGVSVGALKDANQINSNTVRAGTTLTIPAG; encoded by the coding sequence ATGAGCGTTTACCTGAACAAGCGGGTAGGTATTTTTGCCGTCGCAATCGCGGCGCTGCTGCCTGTGTCTGCAGTCAGCGCGGCTCAGTTGAAGAGTGCTCGAGTCTGGGCCGGTTCCGAATACACCCGGGTCGTGCTCGATGCCTCCGGCCCGCTGCAGTACACGATCAGCCAGAAAAATGGTGAGGTCGTGGTCGAATTGCCCGGCAGCCGTCCTGACCGTGATTTTTCTGACCCCGCTGCGCAAGGCCTGCTTCGTGGCCTCAGTCACTCGCGTCTGGGCCAGGGAATGCAGGTAACTGCCAAGGTTGATCCCGCCAGTCATCTGAAAAGTTTTCTGTTGAAGCCGAACGATGAAGGCAACTATCGGCTAGTGCTGGATTTTTACCCGGCAGCCACTACGGCCGAGGTCGAAAGTGACGTCGCGGCGGCCGTCGACAAAGTCTCGGCTCCGGTTGCGAAGGCGCCGGTGACTGTCACGGCGTCGGCGAAGTCAGTGCCCATCGAGTCGTACAGCAATCCCACGCACAGTCGCCGGGTCGCCGCCGAACAGGCCGCGGCCATGCTCAATGGTCAGCGTCAGGTGGTGGTCGCTATTGACGCCGGCCATGGTGGCAAGGACCCTGGTTCGCACGGTCCCGGTGGCACGCTGGAGAAAAACGTCACGTTGGCCGTGGCGCGCGCGCTGGCTGCCGAGATCAATCGCCAGCCCGGCATGAAGGCGGTATTGACCCGCGATAGCGACTACTTCATCCCGTTGGCACAGCGCTACAAAATTGCCCGCGAACACAATGCCGACCTGTTCGTATCGATTCATGCGGATGCCTTCACCAGTGGCGATGCCCAGGGCTCGTCAGTGTGGGTGTTGTCGCCGCGCGGCAAGACCAGCGAGGCCGCTCGCTGGCTGGCCGATCGTGAAAACCGCGCTGACCTGATCGGTGGCACCTCGCTGGACGACAAGGACGACAGCCTGGCCAAGGTATTGCTGGATCTGCAGCAGGGCTGGGCGATGCAGGCCAGCGATGTGGTCGCCGGCAATGTGTTGAAGGCGCTGGGAAGCCTGGGGCCGACCCATCGTGGCTATGTCGAGCGGGCCAATTTCGTGGTGCTGCGGTCGCCGGATGTGCCGTCGATCCTGGTCGAGACGGCTTTCATCAGCAACCCGGCCGAAGAGCGCAAGTTGCGCGATCCAACCCACCAGAAAAAGCTCGCCGAAGCGGTCATGGACGGCGTGAAGAATTATTTTGAATCCACTCCGCCGCAGGGCACCTGGTTTGCCGCTGAGGCCGCCCGGCGCAATGGTGTGCGGTTGGCTGGCCGCAGTGTGTCCAGCGCCGGCAAGTCGGCTGGCAAATCGACCGGCTCGTCTGCGCATGACGTGCACAAGGTCGGTCGTGGCGAGAGTCTCAGCAGCATCGCGCGCCAGTATGGCGTCAGCGTCGGTGCGCTGAAGGATGCGAACCAGATCAACAGCAACACGGTCCGTGCTGGCACCACACTGACCATCCCCGCCGGCTGA
- a CDS encoding enoyl-CoA hydratase/isomerase family protein has product MLNLINHAHAIREIQLARPPVNALDLELVRGLRGAIEAAVLDDARGIVLSGAQGLFSAGVDVPALLACDRAGVREYWREFFALCATLARSPIPLVAAITGHSPAGGAVLALFCDYRVMASGPFRIGLNEVQVGLIVPEAIQLALRRVVGTYRAERLLVAGAMIESEQALACGFVDELTGVDQVTTRAIHWLSELLALPSHAMLTTRRLARADLAAPYADLDALPLDEFVDAFFHPETQAVLQQLVAKLKSKK; this is encoded by the coding sequence ATGCTCAATCTGATCAATCACGCCCATGCGATCCGCGAGATCCAGCTCGCCCGCCCGCCAGTCAACGCACTGGATCTGGAACTGGTGCGCGGGTTGCGCGGCGCCATCGAGGCCGCTGTGCTCGATGACGCACGCGGCATCGTGCTTTCCGGCGCACAGGGTCTGTTCTCCGCCGGCGTGGACGTGCCCGCCCTGCTCGCCTGTGATCGGGCCGGCGTGCGCGAGTACTGGCGCGAATTCTTCGCGCTGTGCGCCACGCTGGCGCGCTCACCGATTCCGCTGGTGGCGGCCATTACCGGCCACAGTCCTGCCGGCGGCGCCGTGCTGGCGTTGTTCTGCGATTACCGGGTGATGGCTTCCGGCCCGTTCCGGATCGGCCTCAATGAAGTGCAAGTCGGGCTGATCGTGCCGGAGGCGATCCAGCTGGCGCTGCGTCGTGTGGTCGGCACGTATCGCGCGGAACGCCTGCTGGTGGCCGGCGCCATGATCGAGTCAGAGCAGGCGCTGGCCTGTGGCTTCGTCGACGAGCTGACCGGTGTCGATCAGGTCACCACGCGTGCCATTCACTGGCTCAGCGAGTTGCTGGCACTGCCGTCGCATGCCATGTTGACCACCCGCCGTCTGGCCCGTGCCGACCTGGCTGCGCCCTACGCCGATCTGGACGCGCTTCCGCTGGACGAATTCGTCGATGCGTTCTTTCATCCGGAGACGCAGGCCGTACTGCAGCAGCTGGTCGCGAAGCTGAAGAGCAAGAAATAA
- a CDS encoding DUF4139 domain-containing protein, producing the protein MQNAHRSMLALACLTALFGSATANAASTSSLTIYRSDSAALYASSDTGSTNDGYAVVREQRSLPLTAGIHDVVVGDLPNALDAEALALGFPDGQAKLISQRLLLAQGAGAALSGMVGRQITVLGSNGETLAQGILLRAGDSLLVRDTTGVTGTTLVRNYAGVRSAGGDFPLGSSLRLRVDAARAGDARTVLSYPTSGLGWRAAYVATLQPGTACRVQFESRASIANRSGRDWHDAQVTLIAGEPNMAKPAAPQPMMAMARGFSAKESLPQQDSLGDYRSFTLPGTVELPDGSVSQVPLYASRTLDCTRTALYENGGSYQPPRPIVNRDFNQDGGNTVTSTLALKAFDSLPAGYLRVLTADRNGIPQFIGEGRIDDTPKGSDATITLGTAFDLRAERERTAFNVDKAGRTMDEAFRINLSNAGDSARTVTVREHPGRWRQWVLVSSTSKPSQQNPDTLEFRVEVPANGKAVLDYAVRYQWTADEQPQ; encoded by the coding sequence ATGCAGAATGCACACCGCTCGATGCTTGCACTTGCCTGTCTCACCGCCCTTTTCGGCAGCGCGACGGCGAACGCTGCCAGTACCAGCTCACTGACCATTTATCGCAGTGACAGCGCGGCGCTGTACGCCAGCAGCGACACCGGCAGCACGAATGACGGCTATGCGGTGGTACGTGAACAACGGTCACTGCCGCTCACCGCCGGAATACACGACGTGGTGGTCGGCGACTTGCCGAACGCGCTGGATGCCGAAGCACTGGCACTGGGCTTTCCCGACGGCCAGGCCAAGCTGATCTCGCAGCGTCTGTTGCTGGCCCAGGGCGCTGGCGCGGCACTGAGCGGAATGGTCGGTCGCCAGATCACGGTGCTGGGCAGCAACGGCGAAACCCTGGCCCAGGGCATCTTGCTGCGCGCCGGTGACAGCCTGCTGGTGCGCGATACCACGGGAGTCACCGGCACCACCCTGGTGCGCAATTACGCTGGCGTACGCAGCGCCGGCGGCGACTTCCCGCTCGGTTCCAGCCTGCGCCTGCGTGTCGACGCGGCACGCGCCGGTGACGCGCGCACCGTGCTCAGCTATCCCACCTCGGGCCTGGGTTGGCGGGCCGCCTATGTGGCCACCTTGCAGCCCGGCACAGCTTGCCGCGTGCAGTTCGAATCACGCGCCAGCATTGCCAATCGCAGCGGTCGCGACTGGCACGATGCGCAGGTCACCCTGATCGCAGGCGAGCCGAACATGGCCAAGCCTGCCGCGCCGCAACCGATGATGGCAATGGCCCGCGGCTTCAGCGCAAAGGAAAGTCTGCCGCAGCAGGACAGCCTCGGCGACTATCGCAGTTTCACCCTGCCCGGCACGGTCGAACTCCCCGACGGCAGTGTCAGTCAGGTGCCGCTCTATGCCAGCCGCACACTGGATTGCACGCGCACCGCGTTGTACGAAAACGGAGGCAGCTATCAACCACCGCGCCCAATCGTGAACCGAGATTTCAACCAGGATGGCGGCAACACGGTTACCAGCACACTGGCACTGAAGGCCTTCGACAGCCTGCCGGCCGGCTACCTGCGCGTACTCACCGCCGACCGCAACGGCATCCCGCAATTCATTGGCGAAGGCCGCATCGACGACACGCCCAAGGGTAGCGATGCCACGATCACCCTGGGCACGGCGTTCGACCTGCGTGCCGAACGCGAGCGCACCGCGTTCAACGTCGACAAGGCCGGCCGCACGATGGATGAAGCCTTCCGCATCAACCTCAGCAATGCCGGCGACAGCGCGCGTACCGTGACCGTACGCGAACATCCCGGCCGCTGGCGCCAGTGGGTACTGGTATCGTCCACCAGCAAGCCCAGCCAGCAGAACCCGGACACATTGGAGTTCCGCGTCGAAGTGCCTGCCAACGGCAAGGCCGTGCTGGACTATGCGGTGCGCTACCAGTGGACCGCCGACGAACAACCGCAGTAA
- a CDS encoding sulfurtransferase → MTLKTSLIETTELAALPADAVLIVDCRFELGEPAKGECDYRDGHIPGAVYASLDRDLSDLSRVAEGLGRHPLPLESAFNTLLSRWGWQPGMQVVSYDAAGGALAAARLWWLLRLAGIPAAAVLNGGYAAWLAAGLPVESGMPASRPASEVARHYDASQVLLDHAAVADGASGQLLDARGAPRYRGDVEPLDRVGGHVPGALNRPFADNLGSDGRFKPAAVLRDEFTAVLRGTPPTQVIHSCGSGVTACHNLLAMEYAGLHGSRLYAPSWSGWVSDPTRPVAKG, encoded by the coding sequence ATGACCCTGAAGACCAGCTTGATTGAAACCACCGAACTGGCCGCGCTGCCAGCGGACGCGGTACTGATCGTCGATTGCCGTTTTGAGCTGGGCGAGCCGGCCAAGGGTGAGTGCGATTATCGTGACGGCCATATTCCGGGTGCCGTCTACGCCAGTCTGGATCGCGACTTGTCGGACCTGTCGCGCGTGGCCGAAGGTCTGGGCCGGCATCCGCTACCGCTGGAATCGGCGTTCAACACCTTGCTGTCGCGCTGGGGTTGGCAGCCCGGCATGCAGGTGGTTAGTTACGACGCGGCTGGCGGTGCGTTGGCGGCGGCACGGCTGTGGTGGCTATTGCGTCTGGCCGGCATTCCCGCTGCGGCGGTGTTGAACGGCGGCTACGCGGCGTGGCTGGCGGCGGGCCTTCCGGTCGAGTCCGGTATGCCGGCATCGCGACCGGCCAGCGAAGTGGCGCGGCATTACGATGCAAGCCAGGTATTGCTTGACCATGCGGCCGTCGCTGACGGCGCCTCCGGGCAGTTGCTCGATGCCCGTGGCGCGCCACGTTATCGCGGTGACGTGGAGCCCTTGGATCGCGTTGGCGGTCATGTGCCCGGCGCGCTGAATCGTCCGTTCGCCGACAACCTCGGCAGTGATGGTCGCTTCAAGCCGGCAGCGGTATTGCGCGATGAATTCACGGCGGTGCTGCGCGGCACGCCACCGACGCAAGTGATCCACAGTTGTGGTTCCGGTGTCACCGCGTGCCACAACCTGCTGGCCATGGAATATGCGGGCCTGCACGGTTCGCGTCTGTATGCGCCGTCGTGGAGTGGTTGGGTCAGCGACCCGACACGACCTGTCGCGAAAGGCTGA
- the tsaE gene encoding tRNA (adenosine(37)-N6)-threonylcarbamoyltransferase complex ATPase subunit type 1 TsaE → MIESVDTELSWLLADEAATTQLGAQVAEALADGLVLYLHGPLGAGKTSFARALLITLGVGERIKSPTYSLIEGYTAGGRPAWHLDLYRIADPGELEWLGLDALSDPAAVVLVEWPERGAGALPPADAELALDYAADGRRASLRAHSPRGLRLLDQLAK, encoded by the coding sequence ATGATTGAGTCGGTAGATACCGAATTGAGCTGGCTGCTGGCCGATGAGGCCGCCACCACCCAATTGGGTGCCCAGGTGGCCGAGGCGCTCGCTGATGGGCTGGTGTTGTATCTGCATGGCCCGCTGGGCGCCGGCAAAACCAGTTTCGCCCGCGCGCTGCTGATTACCCTGGGCGTCGGCGAACGGATCAAAAGCCCCACCTACAGTCTGATCGAGGGCTATACGGCAGGGGGTCGGCCGGCCTGGCATCTGGATTTGTATCGGATTGCCGATCCCGGTGAACTGGAATGGCTGGGTCTGGACGCTCTCTCTGACCCGGCCGCCGTGGTGCTGGTGGAATGGCCGGAACGAGGTGCCGGCGCGTTGCCGCCAGCGGATGCCGAGTTGGCACTGGATTACGCCGCTGATGGACGTCGGGCCTCGCTGCGTGCGCACAGCCCGCGTGGCCTGCGCCTGCTCGATCAACTCGCCAAGTAA
- the mutL gene encoding DNA mismatch repair endonuclease MutL translates to MTVIRLLPPELINQIAAGEVIERPSSVVKELVENSLDAGATRVEVDIEAGGSRLIRVRDDGGGIHVDELPLAVASHATSKIGSFDDLEHVASMGFRGEALASVSSVSRFSLTSRARDQDTAFRIEVDGGKLQAARPAQHPPGTSVEVRDLFYNVPARRKFMRAERTEFAHIDDLLKSLALARSSVEFRLSHNGKPVRIWKAARDQQSQLQRVAEVLGDEFPSQSLRIDHAAAGLHLSGWVGLPTASRAQADSQYFYVNGRLVRDRIVAHAVRQAYADVLFHGRHAVFVLYLELDPAGVDVNVHPAKHEVRFREQRLVHDFLFRTLHETLAQTRAGLGTLPATESPLAPAHVYAAAPASSYSPSWPSASSQSRLGLGTREEPLADYAALLGPASFTPTAAAPLPESVEGDAPPLGFAIAQLKSIFVLAENAHGLVLVDMHAAHERITYEKLKSGRVSSNLRSQMLLVPLSLAVSAKEAAAAEEHAEALAEWGLELSRSGPSTIVVRRIPALLEGADVAQLSRDVLSELAQHGSSRRLQEFENELLSTMACHGSVRAGRRLTIPEMNALLREMEATERSGQCNHGRPTWVQLSLAELDRLFMRGR, encoded by the coding sequence ATGACTGTCATTCGCCTGCTGCCCCCGGAACTCATCAACCAGATCGCCGCCGGTGAGGTCATCGAACGGCCGTCCTCGGTGGTCAAGGAACTGGTGGAGAACAGCCTCGATGCCGGCGCTACCCGCGTCGAAGTGGATATCGAAGCCGGTGGCTCGCGATTGATTCGCGTGCGCGATGATGGCGGCGGCATCCATGTGGACGAGTTGCCGTTGGCGGTGGCCTCGCACGCGACCAGCAAGATTGGCAGCTTCGACGATCTCGAGCACGTTGCCAGTATGGGTTTTCGTGGTGAGGCGCTGGCCTCGGTGTCGTCGGTGTCGCGTTTCTCGCTGACCTCACGTGCGCGCGACCAGGACACCGCGTTCCGCATTGAAGTCGACGGCGGCAAGTTGCAGGCCGCGCGTCCGGCACAGCACCCGCCGGGTACCAGCGTCGAAGTACGTGATTTGTTCTACAACGTACCGGCGCGGCGAAAATTCATGCGCGCCGAGCGCACCGAATTCGCCCATATCGACGACCTGCTGAAGTCGTTGGCACTGGCTCGCAGCTCGGTGGAATTCAGACTCAGCCACAACGGCAAGCCGGTGCGCATCTGGAAGGCGGCGCGTGATCAGCAGTCGCAACTGCAGCGCGTGGCCGAGGTGCTCGGCGATGAATTTCCATCGCAGAGTCTGCGCATTGATCATGCGGCGGCAGGCTTGCACCTGTCGGGCTGGGTCGGCTTGCCGACGGCCTCGCGCGCGCAGGCCGACTCGCAGTACTTCTACGTCAACGGGCGGCTGGTGCGTGACCGCATCGTGGCGCATGCGGTGCGCCAGGCATACGCCGACGTGTTGTTCCACGGTCGTCATGCGGTGTTCGTGTTGTATCTGGAACTGGACCCGGCCGGCGTCGACGTGAACGTGCATCCGGCCAAACATGAAGTGCGTTTTCGCGAGCAGCGACTGGTGCATGACTTCCTGTTCCGCACCTTGCACGAGACGCTGGCGCAGACGCGTGCAGGCCTGGGTACGTTGCCGGCCACGGAATCGCCGTTGGCGCCTGCCCATGTGTACGCTGCGGCACCGGCGTCGTCGTACAGCCCGTCATGGCCCAGTGCGTCCAGTCAGAGTCGACTGGGCCTGGGCACCCGCGAAGAGCCGCTGGCCGACTATGCGGCGCTACTCGGTCCAGCTTCGTTCACGCCGACCGCGGCGGCGCCGTTGCCGGAGTCGGTCGAGGGCGACGCACCGCCATTGGGCTTCGCCATCGCGCAGTTGAAGAGCATCTTCGTGTTGGCCGAAAATGCCCACGGCCTGGTGCTGGTCGACATGCATGCGGCGCACGAGCGAATCACCTACGAGAAGCTGAAGTCCGGCCGTGTGAGCAGCAATCTGCGCTCGCAGATGTTGCTGGTGCCGCTGAGCCTCGCGGTCAGCGCCAAGGAGGCTGCCGCTGCCGAGGAGCACGCCGAGGCCTTGGCTGAGTGGGGGCTGGAGCTCTCGCGCAGTGGCCCATCCACGATCGTGGTGCGGCGCATTCCGGCCTTGCTGGAAGGTGCCGATGTGGCCCAGCTCAGTCGCGACGTGTTGTCCGAGCTGGCCCAGCACGGCAGCTCGCGTCGACTGCAGGAATTCGAGAACGAATTGCTTTCCACCATGGCCTGCCATGGCTCGGTGCGCGCCGGCCGCCGGTTGACGATTCCCGAAATGAACGCGCTGCTGCGCGAGATGGAGGCGACCGAGCGCTCCGGACAATGCAATCATGGGCGGCCGACCTGGGTTCAATTGAGCCTGGCCGAGCTGGACCGACTGTTCATGCGTGGTCGCTAA
- a CDS encoding FKBP-type peptidyl-prolyl cis-trans isomerase has protein sequence MEQRITHRHCVLFGMVFFAGAACAQQVTPAAGKSAHVSDRAKLSYAIGYQIGSQFADGKPDVEIPMLIKAIEDAYAKRSPGVSMQDMHLQLQRLDQQMHADALAEFKRIAATNARKSAAYLASNRQHPGVVSLPSGIQYTVLSKGDGKASPTVTSTVTVNYRGMLIDGTEFDSTWAHGAPVSFTVDKVIRGWQDVIPRMHTGDRWRVVIPPQLAYGEAGALPRIGPNEALVFEIELLAIKPAAGQP, from the coding sequence GTGGAACAACGCATCACACATCGGCATTGCGTATTGTTCGGCATGGTGTTTTTTGCCGGTGCTGCCTGCGCGCAACAGGTGACGCCGGCGGCGGGCAAGTCGGCCCACGTCTCCGACCGGGCCAAGCTGTCGTACGCGATCGGTTACCAGATCGGCAGCCAGTTTGCTGACGGCAAGCCCGATGTCGAGATTCCCATGCTGATCAAGGCGATCGAGGATGCCTACGCGAAGCGGAGTCCGGGTGTCTCGATGCAGGACATGCACCTGCAGTTGCAGCGCCTTGACCAGCAGATGCATGCCGATGCGCTGGCCGAGTTCAAGCGGATCGCAGCAACCAATGCACGCAAGAGTGCTGCCTATCTGGCCAGCAACCGGCAACATCCGGGCGTGGTGAGCTTGCCTTCGGGCATTCAATATACGGTGTTGAGCAAGGGCGATGGCAAGGCCAGCCCGACGGTGACCAGTACGGTTACCGTGAACTATCGCGGCATGCTGATCGACGGCACCGAATTCGACAGCACCTGGGCGCACGGCGCGCCAGTCAGTTTCACCGTCGACAAGGTAATCCGCGGCTGGCAGGACGTGATACCGCGCATGCACACCGGTGATCGCTGGAGAGTCGTGATACCGCCGCAACTGGCCTATGGCGAAGCCGGCGCGTTGCCGCGCATTGGTCCGAATGAGGCCCTGGTTTTCGAAATTGAATTGCTGGCAATCAAGCCTGCTGCAGGCCAGCCATAA
- a CDS encoding DUF1684 domain-containing protein — translation MFRHSLLVAAAILGVATVHATDIDTYKQSIEQWHAGRLERLTAADGWLSLIGLEWLKRGANRVGSAADNDIVLTAGPAHLGVVTLDADGKIQIALNKDSHATIDGKTIQEAVLIDDVHAAADATPTKVVFGTASFYVIDRDGRKGLRVKDSEAPSRKHFVGIESFPIDPSWRIEATWVPAQPGETLEMGSVIGTIDKSPVPGKLEFTRDGKHFELLPIIEEPGDTQYFIVFADRTSGKETYGAARFLYIDPPKNGKVVLDFNKAYNPPCAFTGFATCPLAPPENRLDLRVTAGEKKYAGEH, via the coding sequence ATGTTCCGTCACAGCCTTCTTGTTGCCGCCGCCATTCTGGGAGTCGCTACCGTGCACGCTACTGACATCGATACCTACAAGCAAAGCATCGAGCAGTGGCATGCTGGCCGGTTGGAGCGTCTCACTGCAGCCGACGGCTGGCTCAGCCTGATCGGTCTGGAGTGGCTGAAGCGGGGCGCAAATCGTGTTGGCAGCGCTGCTGACAATGACATCGTATTGACCGCCGGGCCAGCGCATCTGGGCGTGGTCACGCTAGATGCCGATGGCAAGATCCAGATCGCCCTGAACAAGGACAGCCACGCCACCATCGATGGCAAGACGATCCAGGAAGCGGTGTTGATCGACGATGTTCATGCCGCAGCTGATGCCACGCCAACCAAGGTGGTTTTCGGCACGGCCAGCTTCTACGTGATCGATCGTGACGGTCGCAAGGGGTTGCGCGTCAAGGACAGCGAAGCGCCCTCGCGCAAGCACTTTGTCGGCATCGAGTCGTTTCCGATCGATCCCTCGTGGCGGATCGAGGCAACCTGGGTGCCGGCGCAGCCGGGCGAGACGCTGGAAATGGGTTCGGTGATCGGCACCATCGACAAGTCGCCAGTGCCGGGCAAGCTGGAGTTCACTCGCGATGGCAAGCATTTCGAGCTACTGCCAATCATCGAAGAACCCGGCGACACGCAGTACTTCATCGTGTTCGCCGATCGCACCAGTGGCAAGGAAACCTACGGCGCGGCACGCTTCCTGTATATCGACCCGCCGAAGAACGGAAAGGTGGTGCTCGATTTCAACAAGGCCTATAACCCGCCGTGCGCGTTCACCGGCTTTGCCACCTGTCCGCTGGCGCCGCCGGAAAACCGGCTGGATCTGCGGGTGACCGCCGGTGAGAAAAAGTACGCCGGCGAGCATTGA
- a CDS encoding thioesterase family protein translates to MTPNPSSEPAKSPTESTPLFVAPIHVRWRDLDAFNHVNNSNFLTYLEEARLQWLQQVRDWFDEASMPVLAASDLQYRRPIPWPASLHIELRCARLGGSSLTIAHRIIDANDPDRLYCDGHVVMVWMNPATGKPVPLPASIRIAAGETH, encoded by the coding sequence ATGACTCCAAACCCATCCAGCGAGCCGGCCAAGTCGCCCACTGAATCAACGCCCCTGTTTGTCGCCCCGATCCACGTGCGCTGGCGTGACCTCGACGCGTTCAATCACGTCAACAACTCCAACTTCCTGACCTATCTGGAAGAAGCGCGCCTGCAGTGGCTGCAGCAAGTGCGTGACTGGTTCGACGAAGCGTCCATGCCGGTGCTGGCGGCCAGCGATTTGCAATATCGCCGACCGATTCCGTGGCCGGCATCGCTGCACATTGAATTGCGCTGCGCGCGACTGGGCGGCAGCTCGTTGACGATCGCTCATCGCATCATCGACGCCAACGATCCAGACCGACTGTACTGCGATGGCCATGTGGTAATGGTCTGGATGAACCCTGCCACCGGCAAGCCAGTACCGTTGCCGGCAAGCATTCGCATCGCGGCCGGCGAAACGCACTGA